In Chitinophagales bacterium, the sequence TGTGGTTTAGGTTAAATTTAAGTGGGTAAGATCCTGTTGTTGTTATCCCATTTGTATATACTGTAAAATTAATATTTCTATCAATACTGCCTTCATTTCCTGTTACATAAAGTGCATATAAATTAGAGCTACCTCCTACACCTTTTGTAAAAACAGCTTCTGCAAAGTCCGCTTCAAAATTTATTGGATTTGCTTCATTAACTACTGCTGTTAAAATACCATCATTTTGTGGCGTGTTATCATCGTCATTGCCGTCATTATCACAACTATTTGTAAAAACTAAAGCAAAACAAATAAACACTATACTTAATAAGTTCTTTTTCATAAATTATAATTTTGGTTACAGGTATGAAATTAACTATTTATTCTAATGTTTTATCTTTTTTACCCAAAATTATTTTCTAACTCTTCCTTATATGCATTTATAAAATCTAAAGCAGTGCTACGTTTTTTACCTTCCATTTGCAAACCTATTATTTCTATTGGCAATGTGCCTGTGCCTACCAATAATTTTTTATTTACTATAGTTGCTTTGCCGGGTTTTAAGTTTAAATTTTCTTTATAGAGTTTTGTGGTGTGTATTTTAACAATTTTACCGTTTAAATAAGTAAAAGCTGTAGGAAAAGGATTTAATCCTCTTACTAAATTATGTACTTCTTCAGCAGATTTTTTCCAGTCAATTAAGCAGTCTTCTTTAAAAATTTTAGGTGCGTGCTTGCTTTCTTTGCTCAAATCTTGAGGAATTTCAGTATAAGTATTATCATTTATTTGATTTAAGGTTTCTACCAATAATTTTGCTCCTATATTCATTAATCTGTAATAAACTTCTCCGGTAGTGTCGTTTTCGTTTATTGGCGTTTTGGTTTGTGCTATTATATTGCCTGTATCTATTTGATGTTTTAAAAAAAAGGTAGAAACTCCGGTTTCTTTTTCGCCATTAATAACTGCCCAATGTATGGGTGCTGCTCCTCTATAATTTGGCAAAAGCGAACCATGTAAATTAATTGAGCCTAATGGTGGCATACTCCAAACTACTTCGGGCAACATTCTAAAGGCTACCACTACATTCAAATCGGCATTTAAAGCTTCTAACTCTTTTAAAAACTCTTCATTTTTTAAATTTGTTGGTTGTAAAATATTTAAACCTTTTTCTTTGGCAAATACTTTTACTTCACTTTCTTTTAGCTTTCGTCCTCTTCCTGCGGGCTTATCGGGTGCTGTTATAACGCCTACTACATTATAGCCTGCATTTAAAATGGCTTCTAAGCTTGCTACGGCAAAATCGGGCGTACCCATAAAAACTAATCGGTTTATTTTATGCACAGTCTTTTTATTTTGCACAAAGGTAAAAATAAAAAAGCTCCGAAATTTCGGAGCTTTTTTTATTGCTGGTTGAAGGTAATCTTACTTTAATTCAAACTTCTTAATACCCACTAAATATCCTTCTTGGTATATTTCTGCGGTGTACATTCCTGCTTCTGTAATATTGTTAGCCCAATCTAAACATATTTTTTTGTTAGAACCATCGTAATCAAATTCTGCTTGTTTAGAATATCTAATTTCTTCGCCATTTTCTTTGCTGGTAAAAGTACCACTTCCTTGATTTTGTACAAACATGGTTTCGCCTTTAGGGTTTACTAATCTCAGTTGCATAGTTACTTTTCCGTCTTCACGTACTTTGTTTTCTCCGGTTTGGTAGCAAACTAAAATTTTATCTAATGCCTTAACTTTGTTTACTTCTCTTTCTGCACCGTTGCTTTTTACTTTAACACCGCTTGCAGTTAGTTCATCAGCTTGCAATAATGAACCTAATTCAAATTTATTAGATAAATATTTCTTCTCTTCGGTTAATATAGCTGTTGTTTCTTTTTGCGAAGTTAAATCTTGCTCTAATTGATGTTTTACTTCAATTAGCTCTTCATTTTGTGCAGTTAGGTCGTCTATTTTACTTAAAAATTCTATTCTTTCAGACTCAAATTCTACAATTTTATCTTTTAATTTATTTAATTGCGATTTATTATATGAACTTTGATTTTTCCATTTTTGAATTTCTTCTAAATGACCTTTAATTTCATTTTCTCTTTCTAATAATAAGGCATCTAACTCTGCATTTTTGCCTTTTAAGCTTTCAATTTCGGTTAATTGACTATTAAATTCAGCCTGCAAACCCGCTAAATCGTCTTTTAAATTAACTACTTCTGTCTTTTCAGCCTCTAAATCTTTAGAACCTTTAAACAAGAAATAGGCACCAACAAGGTTGATTAACAATAATATAAGTATGATTACTAAATAGATTGTCTTTTTTGAGCTTGGATTAGTCTCACTCATTTTCTTTAAATTTGTGTGCAAAAATAAGATTATTCTTCTAAATACAAACAGTTATGCATACAAACACAAAAGAATTTTGGGACAATCAGTATAAAAAAAATCAAACGGGGTGGGATTTGGGCAATATTTCTACACCTTTAAAAGAGTATTTTGACCAAATTAAGAACAAATCAACTAAAATTCTTGTTCCCGGTGCGGGCAATGCTCATGAGGTAGCGTATTTGCATAACAATGGTTTTGACAATGTTTTTTTATTGGATTGGTCTGAAAAAGCTATTGAAAATTTTAAGCAAAATAATCCAAATTTTGATGAAAAATACTTGTTGTGCAAAGATTTTTTTGAGCTTGATAATAAGTTTGAACTGATAATAGAACAAACATTTTTTTGTGCTTTACCTCCAACAATGAGAAGCGATTATATTGCTAAAATGCATGAATTGCTTACAGAAAATGGAAAACTTGTTGGACTTTTGTTTAATATTCCTTTAAATAGCGAACATCCTCCGTATGGAGGCAATAAAAGTGAATATGAAAGTTTGTTTGAAAATAAATTTGACTTTAAAATATTAGATGCAGCTTACAATTCAATAAAACCAAGAGCCGGCAGTGAATTGTTTTTTATAGCCAAAAAGAAAGCTGTTTAATTACATTCCGGGCAAACACCGCTTACTGTAAAGTTATAATCTTGTGCGGTATAATTTTCGGGAAGCTTAAATGTAGGTATTACATTGTGTAGGCAGGTTACTTTATTGCAAACCGTACAGCTAAAATGTACATGGTGGTGGTCGTGGTGATGGTCGTGTTCGCAATTTTCGCAAGATGAATATTTAGCTACACCGTCAAAATCTAATACTTTGTGCACCTTACCTTCTTCTAAAAGCCTTTCTAAAACTCTATATGTTGTTACTCTATTGCATAAATTACCTATTTTATCTTGAATATCTTGTTGAGACAAGGCAATTTCAGAGTTTTCTATTAAGCCAATTATTGTAGTTTTAGCGGTAGTGGTTCTATAGTTCTTCATTTGTAAGTCTTTTTATAGCTTGCTGTATTGCCGTATCATTAGGCAATAATTTTAAAGCTTGATTGTAGTTATTTATAGCTTCTTCTTTGTTGTTCATCAGTTCGCAAACATAGCCTTTCATGTAGTATGCTCCTGTATATTGCGGTTGTATTTTAGTAGCTATATCAAAATTTTTATATGCTTTATCAAGGCTGTCCAAGTCTATATAACAATATCCCACATTAAAAAAAAGTTCTTCATCTTTAGGGTTTTTATTTATCATTTCTTTATAGGTATTTATTGCTTTTTTTGTCTGTTTATTTTGCTGATAATGGTAAGCAATGGCGTATTTAGCTTCCCTACTGTTTGAATCTATACGCAAGGCGTTATTAAAATATTGTAATGCTGTTTCATTGCCTATTTCGTCATACATAAGACCTAATTGCATATAGGCATTATAAAACTGAGGATCCATTTCTACACAAGTTTGAAAATTTGAAATAGCCTTATCCAAGTTATTTAAGTCTCTATAAATCAATCCTTTAAAAAAGTAAGCATTAGCATTAAATTTATTAATTCTAAGTAAATCATTTGCAAAGTTTAAAGCTTGTTCGTATTGTTTAGCATAAAAGCTGTACTCTATTATTCTTTCATACAGTGTTTCATTTTCTTTATTATTATTAATTCCCTTTCTTAATGCATTAATTGCATCTTCTACCCTACTTAGTTTTAAGTATAATTCCGATTCGTTAATAACATAATTGATATTGCTACTATCTAAAAAAGTAGCACTATAAGCATCGGTTAGAGCTTTAGGAAAATTTCCGTTATTTTTATAGTAAATAGACCGATTATAGTAATTTTCGGCATTTCTTGGTGCTACTTCAATTAAGCTATCTAAAGAAGCTAATTCAGCGGGTTTATTATTGCTGTTTTTTTCTAAGGTATTGTTTTCATTTCCTTGATTTGAATGGCAAGAAATTAGAAAAATTAAGAAAAATAAAAAAAAAGATATTTTCATGAGGTTAAATTAAGAGATATTGGTTTTTTATTATTATATTTACACCCATTAGAGACTAACTAATTTTAAAACTAACCTTTACATAAGTAAAAAACTCTGTTTTAAGTATTGTTTTGTGTAAATCAACCACAAAAGTAATACAATTGTTATTATTTGCCAATCAAGTTTTTTTTGACAAATGGTAACAGAAAAAATTAAAGTGTAGTTATTGAATTACAAGTCCTTATTTTTTTATTTAAAAATATATTTATGAGAAATTTAATCTATACCGTCCTGTTATTATTTTTTGGCATTTTTTATTCCAACTTATCTGCTCAAACTTTTAAATCACCTGAAGAGAAAATATTGTATAATGTTAAAAACAATATAGACAGATATGAAGGCGTCTATAGAAAATATGAAATTTCATTTGAGCACAATGTGGATGAAGAAAAAATGTCAAATGAAGAAATGGAAGCGTATATTAAAGCTAATTTTCCAGAAGGAACTACTATGCAAAAATACTCTTCTAAAGAGGATAAAATAATTTTAATAATTCTTTTTCCTGCAGCTCTTAATATTTTTGAGTATAAAAATACGATTTACTCACTAAAAACGAACGCTGTTAGTTTTAAATTTATAGAGTACACTATCTAACTCATTACCTAAAAAAACACAAAAAAATGATAAAAAAAATACTGACCTTTTTATTAATAATTTTCGCTATTTCAGTGTACGCACAACCAGCAAATGACAATCCTTGTGGTGCCATTACACTCAATGTGGGTAGTAGTTGTAACTATTCTACATATACTACGGTAGGTGCAACATATACTTCTTCACCTTCAGCCACATGTGGTTATTATAGCAGTTGCTCAAGTAGAATACGTGATGTTTGGTTCAAATTTACTGTTAGTTCTTCTTCACCCACCTTTATAAGTACATCTGCATTAGGATTAACTGATGGAGTTATAGAAATATTTTCAGGAAATGTTTGTGGGGGAACAGGAACACTAATAACATGTATAGATGATGGTTCGCAAGGAACAATGCCAGACTACTTACTTAACGGGGTACCTATAGGAACAGAAATATATATTAGATTTTACTCATACCAAGGTGGGTATTGGTTCTTCGGCACTAGTTGTAATAGTGCTAATACAGGTACTTTTGGGTTATGTGTTTCCACTAGTCTTTGTAATGGTGTTGATATACCGGGGCAATCATGTGCCACAGCTACTCCAATATGTGATTTGAATGGACTTTGTGGAAGAACATCTGAATACTATACGGTAGATACTTGGTCTTCATTGACTAATAGTTTTAATAACTGTGGAGGTGCATCAATAGAAAATAATAGCTTTATCAGTTTTATAGCAGCAGCTAGTACTGTTAATTTAAATGTAACGGTTTCAAATTGTTATGATGGTGATGGAATACAAATGTTTGTTTTTACTGCTCCTTCTTGTGGTGGATCTGTAACTTCAATATTTTGTGGCGGTAGTGGAAGTGTAGGACTAACGGGAAGTAATAACTTAACGTTTACAGGATTAACTCCATATAATACATATTATTTAATGTTTGACGGTTTTGCAGGAGACGTATGCGATTACACCATCAACGTTGATGGTGGATCTGGTATTCTACTACCCGTAGATGCAGGTAGTGATAAAACAATTTGTGTCGGTAGCAGCACAACATTGAACGTTACAGGTGGACAAGGACCATATACATGGTCTGTAATAGGTGGTTCTACAGTGGGAACAGGAAGCTCAATAAGTGTCAGTCCATCAACTACAACTAGTTATGAAGTTGACGGAACTTCAGGCAATATACTATGCCCGCAATCAAGTAAAGATACCGTTGTAGTAAATGTGAACCCAACGAAATATGGCACAGATACAAAATCTGCATGTGGTTCTTATACTTGGATAGACGGTAATACTTATACATCAGATAACAGTACAGCTACACATACTATATCTGGTGGTGCTGCTAATGGTTGTGATTCTGTAATAACTTTAGATTTAACTATCAATAATACTGTTAATAGCACGGATGTGCATACCGCTTGTAATACTTTTGACTGGATAGACGGCAATACTTACACTTCTTCTAATACCTCCGCTACGCATACTATATCTGGTGGTGCAGCTAATGGTTGTGATTCTGTAATAACTTTAGATTTAACTATCAATAATACCGTTAATAGCACGGATGTGCATATCGCTTGTAATACTTTTGACTGGATAGACGGCAATACTTACACTTCTTCTAATACCTCCGCTACACATACTATATCTGGTGGTGCTGCTAATGGTTGTGATTCTGTAATAACTTTAGATTTAACTATTAATAATACTGTTAATAGCACAGATGTGCATACCGCTTGTAATACTTTTGACTGGATAGACGGCAATACTTACACTTCTTCTAATACCTCCGCTACACATACTATATCTGGTGGTGCAGCTAATGGTTGTGATTCTGTAATAACTTTAGATTTAACTATCAATAATACTGTTAATAGCACGGATGTGCATACCGCTTGTAATACTTTTGACTGGATAGACGGCAATACTTACACTTCTTCTAATACCTCCGCTACGCATACTATATCTGGTGGTGCAGCTAATGGTTGTGATTCTGTAATAACTTTAGATTTAACTATTAATAATACCGTTAATAGCACGGATGTGCATACCGCTTGTAATACTTTTGACTGGATAGACGGCAATACTTACACTTCTTCTAATACCTCCGCTACACATACTATATCTGGTGGTGCTGCTAATGGTTGTGATTCTGTAATAACTTTAGATTTAACTATCAATAATACTGTTAATAGCACAGATGTGCATACCGCTTGTAATACTTTTACCTGGATAGACGGCAATACTTACACTTCTTCTAATACCTCCGCTACACATACTATATCTGGTGGTGCTGCTAATGGTTGTGATTCTGTAATAACTTTAGATTTAACTATTAATAATACTGTTAATAGCACAGATGTGCATACCGCTTGTAATACTTTTGACTGGATAGACGGCAATACGTACACTTCTTCTAATACCTCCGCTACACATACTATATCTGGTGGTGCAGCTAATGGTTGTGATTCTGTAATAACTTTAGATTTAACTATTAATAATACTGTTAATAGCACGGATGTGCATACCGCTTGTAATACTTTTACCTGGATAGACGGCAATACTTACACTTCTTCTAATACCTCCGCTACACATACTATATCTGGTGGTGCAGCTAATGGTTGTGATTCTGTAATAACTTTAGATTTAACTATCAATAATACCGTTAATAGCACGGATGTGCATACCGCTTGTAATACTTTTACCTGGATAGACGGCAATACTTACACTTCTTCTAATACCTCCGCTACACATACTATATCTGGTGGTGCTGCTAATGGTTGTGATTCTGTAATAACTTTAGATTTAACTATCAATAATACCGTTAATAGCACGGATGTGCATACCGCTTGTAATACTTTTACCTGGATAGACGGCAATACTTACACTTCTTCTAATACCTCCGCTACACATACTATATCTGGTGGTGCTGCTAATGGTTGTGATTCTGTAATAACTTTAGATTTAACTATCAATAATACTGTTAATAGCACAGATGTGCATACCGCTTGTAATACTTTTACCTGGATAGACGGCAATACTTACACTTCTTCTAATACCTCCGCTACACATACTATATCTGGTGGTGCTGCTAATGGTTGTGATTCTGTAATAACTTTAGATTTAACTATTAATAATACTGTTAATAGCACAGATGTGCATACCGCTTGTAATACTTTTGACTGGATAGACGGCAATACGTACACTTCTTCTAATACCTCCGCTACATACTATATCTGGTGGTGCTGCTAATGGTTGTGATTCTGTAATAACTTTAGATTTAACTATTAATAATACTGTTAATAGCACGGATGTGCATACCGCTTGTAATACTTTTACCTGGATAGACGGCAATACTTACACTTCTTCTAATACCTCCGCTACACATACTATATCTGGTGGTGCTGCTAATGGTTGTGATTCTGTAATAACTTTAGATTTAACTATCAATAATACCGTTAATAGCACGGATGTGCATACCGCTTGTAATACTTTTGACTGGATAGACGGCAATACTTACACTTCTTCTAATACCTCCGCTACACATACTATATCTGGTGGTGCTGCTAATGGTTGTGATTCTGTAATAACTTTAGATTTAACTATCAATAATACTGTTAATAGCACAGATGTGCATACCGCTTGTAATACTTTTACCTGGATAGACGGCAATACTTACACTTCTTCTAATACCTCCGCTACACATACTATATCTGGTGGTGCTGCTAATGGTTGTGATTCTGTAATAACTTTAGATTTAACTATTAATAATACTGTTAATAGCACAGATGTGCATACCGCTTGTAATACTTTTGACTGGATAGACGGCAATACGTACACTTCTTCTAATACCTCCGCTACACATACTATATCTGGTGGTGCTGCTAATGGTTGTGATTCTGTAATAACTTTAGATTTAACTATCAATAATACTGTTAATAGCACGGATGTGCATACCGCTTGTAATACTTTTGACTGGATAGACGGCAATACTTACACTTCTTCTAATACCTCCGCTACACATACTATATCTGGTGGTGCTGCTAATGGTTGTGATTCTGTAATAACTTTAGATTTAACTATCAATAATACCGTTAATAGCACAGATGTGCATACCGCTTGTAATACTTTTACCTGGATAGACGGCAATACTTACACTTCTTCTAATACCTCCGCTACGCATACTATATCTG encodes:
- a CDS encoding methionyl-tRNA formyltransferase, with protein sequence MGTPDFAVASLEAILNAGYNVVGVITAPDKPAGRGRKLKESEVKVFAKEKGLNILQPTNLKNEEFLKELEALNADLNVVVAFRMLPEVVWSMPPLGSINLHGSLLPNYRGAAPIHWAVINGEKETGVSTFFLKHQIDTGNIIAQTKTPINENDTTGEVYYRLMNIGAKLLVETLNQINDNTYTEIPQDLSKESKHAPKIFKEDCLIDWKKSAEEVHNLVRGLNPFPTAFTYLNGKIVKIHTTKLYKENLNLKPGKATIVNKKLLVGTGTLPIEIIGLQMEGKKRSTALDFINAYKEELENNFG
- a CDS encoding tetratricopeptide repeat protein — protein: MKISFFLFFLIFLISCHSNQGNENNTLEKNSNNKPAELASLDSLIEVAPRNAENYYNRSIYYKNNGNFPKALTDAYSATFLDSSNINYVINESELYLKLSRVEDAINALRKGINNNKENETLYERIIEYSFYAKQYEQALNFANDLLRINKFNANAYFFKGLIYRDLNNLDKAISNFQTCVEMDPQFYNAYMQLGLMYDEIGNETALQYFNNALRIDSNSREAKYAIAYHYQQNKQTKKAINTYKEMINKNPKDEELFFNVGYCYIDLDSLDKAYKNFDIATKIQPQYTGAYYMKGYVCELMNNKEEAINNYNQALKLLPNDTAIQQAIKRLTNEEL
- a CDS encoding transcriptional repressor — its product is MKNYRTTTAKTTIIGLIENSEIALSQQDIQDKIGNLCNRVTTYRVLERLLEEGKVHKVLDFDGVAKYSSCENCEHDHHHDHHHVHFSCTVCNKVTCLHNVIPTFKLPENYTAQDYNFTVSGVCPECN
- a CDS encoding methyltransferase domain-containing protein, producing the protein MHTNTKEFWDNQYKKNQTGWDLGNISTPLKEYFDQIKNKSTKILVPGAGNAHEVAYLHNNGFDNVFLLDWSEKAIENFKQNNPNFDEKYLLCKDFFELDNKFELIIEQTFFCALPPTMRSDYIAKMHELLTENGKLVGLLFNIPLNSEHPPYGGNKSEYESLFENKFDFKILDAAYNSIKPRAGSELFFIAKKKAV